The following is a genomic window from Neodiprion lecontei isolate iyNeoLeco1 chromosome 4, iyNeoLeco1.1, whole genome shotgun sequence.
aatatttttcacgcaTTTCAGATCTCTACAAATTCGTTTGATACGCTGTCAAACTTATTAAAACTTATCTTATCACTTTGCATGTAAGCATGGCCTGTTCATTCTTTAGTGGTCACCTTAAAACATTTAgataacattttatttcaaatgtgtatttacatatgtacatgCGACTTGCTTTTACATGCAagtaaagataagatttttgaCTTCATAAgtattttctacctagaattAATGGTTACAATGTAGCATCCATTATTCTCATTCATCTCTACACTTGctacatttatatacattcattCTCAACTGAAAAACACACATACAATTAGTTCTTAAATTATCAGTGAAGTTCTGACACTGTTCCAATTTATTAAATAGAATTCAGATTTATGAAAGTACTGTAAACATCTACTCATTTATAAtgtttatgttttattttacagCAAACTATGCCGCAGTTGGCAGTATCTAGCTACCTTCAACAGCACAGCATGCCGTTCCAAGTATCACCGCATCCTCAAGAAGCCAGTAATGAAACTCAGACGACTCAACAAAATCAATCAAACATTACTCAACAAGCTCAACAGAGTCAGCTTTCTCAAATTAGTCAACAGCAGCCAAGCATAAATCAATCGCTGCTAGGAATTCCTTCAACTTCGCCAGTTAAACATAATGGTCCTGGACGGCCACCCAAGGCATCAGGAGGGACTGgaagtctgaaaaaattgaaatgccAATGCGAAGTTTGTTTCAAGGAGTTTGGCCACAAGAGCAATTTGTTCATTCACATGAGGACTCATAATGGCGAAAGGCCATACAAATGCTCTCAGTGTGAAAAATGCTTTACGCACAGCGGTAATCTGGCTATTCATATGAGAACACACTCAGGCGAAAGACCATACGCGTGTCAAATATGCGGAAAAATGTTTAGCCATAGCGGCAATCTCTCAACGCACTTACGCACTCATTCTGGAGTTAAACCATACAAGTGCAGCTACTGTGCAAAAGAATTCCGACACAGTGGGAATCTTTCCATACATGAAAGGATACATTCAGGCATAAAACCGTTCCAATGCAAAGTTTGTGGTAAGCAGTTTTATCACAGCGGAAACTTGACTACCCACATGAAGAAACATCCTGGAATATTGAATGCAAACTCTGAACAGTGCGAGAATAGTAGTGATATAATAGTGAGTTCAGTACGCATCGTGAACAACAGCAACTCGGTCAAAAGTGAGTGTAACGATGAAGCTTCGTTGGATGATCCGTCTGTTTTGAGGTCCCCTCCGAGTTAATAGTTTCAATGAAGAATCTTCCATCAAAACGTGAGAAAATATCCAAAGCATTTATGTACTGTCTTAACATCGCTCGCTCTTCAATTTATGTGACACTAAATCCTCACTGTGCTACGCAATACAGTTcttaatttcacatttt
Proteins encoded in this region:
- the LOC107219598 gene encoding zinc finger protein 572 isoform X2; this encodes MFSPVQIKQEYTGVEDANQSGNNGIPSNSDYPVFTNQDVDYMCRQQLQFWGQAQLHQNPIPIDLPTKGDSLARQDLSQMGQTMPQLAVSSYLQQHSMPFQVSPHPQEASNETQTTQQNQSNITQQAQQSQLSQISQQQPSINQSLLGIPSTSPVKHNGPGRPPKASGGTGSLKKLKCQCEVCFKEFGHKSNLFIHMRTHNGERPYKCSQCEKCFTHSGNLAIHMRTHSGERPYACQICGKMFSHSGNLSTHLRTHSGVKPYKCSYCAKEFRHSGNLSIHERIHSGIKPFQCKVCGKQFYHSGNLTTHMKKHPGILNANSEQCENSSDIIVSSVRIVNNSNSVKSECNDEASLDDPSVLRSPPS
- the LOC107219598 gene encoding zinc finger protein 572 isoform X1, whose amino-acid sequence is MSCSNLILYDLALLFVLRCPKPEGRAKYSISERSYNMFSPVQIKQEYTGVEDANQSGNNGIPSNSDYPVFTNQDVDYMCRQQLQFWGQAQLHQNPIPIDLPTKGDSLARQDLSQMGQTMPQLAVSSYLQQHSMPFQVSPHPQEASNETQTTQQNQSNITQQAQQSQLSQISQQQPSINQSLLGIPSTSPVKHNGPGRPPKASGGTGSLKKLKCQCEVCFKEFGHKSNLFIHMRTHNGERPYKCSQCEKCFTHSGNLAIHMRTHSGERPYACQICGKMFSHSGNLSTHLRTHSGVKPYKCSYCAKEFRHSGNLSIHERIHSGIKPFQCKVCGKQFYHSGNLTTHMKKHPGILNANSEQCENSSDIIVSSVRIVNNSNSVKSECNDEASLDDPSVLRSPPS